The window tattttcttccaacaacttccCGTCAACGATTTTCTCTCGTGGANttactttttaaattttatactttttttttagttgagaTCATTCTTCTCCTTCTACCACTGTCTCCCATCTAGATTGTTTTTCACTTTGATCGTAAtcgtgaaatctcacatttgttggagaaaataactaaatattcagtgtaaaaacctctctctgtacgtgttttaaaatcgtgaggctgataaaTATACATAACTGGCCAatgcagacaatatttgtcgGTAGTAATCTTATACTGTTGTTACAGTGTTCACTTCCTTCTTTATTACTCTGTATTCGAGGATATCAAGACTagcttcttcatttttttttccaaccaaTCCCATAActtactttaaataaataaataaataaataaataaaatatatatatatatatatatatatatatatatatataaaaaaggcGCTTACACTTAGACAATGGTTCATCGAGTCTATATGTTTTAGATTCTTTACTTGTCCTTAGTAACGCACactaaaaacatgttttgtcaGAGTAACACTAACATTTAGCACATGTAATGCTTAATTTACTGCTTATAgctataaattattttcaactcgtttatctaataatttacTTCTAACATGTTCGCGATTGTTCTATTACTATGCTCAATTGTTCCATTTGATCGAGGGAGTGTAACATGTAGTGAGCTGCCTGTTAATACcattaattttacaaaaaaaaaaaacattgaacTTATAAGCGGGGAGCTCTTCACTCCTGTTCGTGTGCatcaacaaataaattatttcgtctatttctcaacaaaaaatttataattatcgAAAACGGTAAAAAATATCTCTTCTTGATAGTCCACAAATGTGAGCATATTCCAACATTGTTTATGATTGTAACGACCGAGGCCCACCGttactagatattgtcttatttgggctttccctttcgggcttgcCCTCAAAGGTTTAAAACGtgtaggggaaggtttccacacccttataaattgtggtttgttctcctccttaaccaatgtgggacatcacaatgaTGCTCTACGTAAACTCGTCATTGTAATCACCCACCGTACAATCCGTGTATAGACTTTGGCAAACCTCCCGCCACTTCCTTATATTACAACATTTTAGTTTATCAATGaatatattatgaataattataaaggaCGGGAATAAGAAAGGCTTTTCAGctgttctaaaaaaaatccGAACCTAACAAATTATTCATGGAGAACTTTCCTcttgatctaaaaaaaataatagagaaTTTAACCGAGATTGAAATAAGAGGTAAGGGCAGAGATAAGAAAGGCTTTTTCAGCGGTTCccataaacatttttaaatttaatttcatataaattttgattttttatattaaaatcaatGAGTGAATTGAAATTTCTAGGGgcaaaaaattgaattttctaaaaaaacactgatttatttattattattattattttttgttgcatccaagaaaaatgttattatttgtGAAATTCCTACTCGACCATTTATGGGCCGTATATATTAGGCATAAATGGTGGGGGTATTTCGGTAAATCAACTCTCAGCTAAAAGGCCCAACAGGAAAAGCCCTAATTCTCCCGTCATATAAATTTTGGCTGACAGTCGTTTACCCTTCTTCTCGCACGAAGGATTTCTGCAGGCGGCAAAATCTCGCTAGAGCTCCACAAACCGGAAGATACTTCCTTCATCTGTTGGAAAACATGGTGAGTAGATCTAATCTTGTTCTAAATCACTGCTTACTGGTCGTCTCTGTCGTTTGCGATTACCGTTGAGTTTTTCGATCATCACGCATGGTTGGTCATGCCGGGATTTTTGTGAAGAACTTCTTTGagtctttttttgtttacacCATGAGAGTCATGAGATTGTTTCGTATCGGTTCCTAAATTTGTGCAAATGGAAGTATTAAATCCCGAGTTTGATAGGGCAGATTACTACTGTATGAGTATATTCCTCATTATCAAGGTTTATGCTGCGTGTTTTACTTTGGAAACCACTATGTAAGTTATGGTTTACTAACTCTGTTCTTTGGGTTTCTTGAAGACTGTTCTGtcatgttttgaaatttagggCTTATAATGTGTGCCTCTACTTTGTCTGTTTGGAAGAGCGAGCGAAGACCTATACctgtttttgggtttttgtttaataataatgCTTCTGTTTACTTGGTGATTGGCATGGAGTTGCCTTTAATCTTTGTTTCTGTATGCATTAGATTAGATAGTACCTTAATTAGAGTTTATTGAAATATAGCAATCTTTACTTTGCTTTCGTTTTTGTTCTGGATTCCATAGTCTGGCTCAAGGAGGAAGACCAGGGAACCCAAGGAAGAAACTGTGACACTTGGCCCTGCCGTTAGGGAAGGCGAGCATGTTTTTGGTGTTGCTCACATTTTTGCCTCATTCAATGATACATTCATTGTAAGTGGAAAGATGCATATAATTTGGTTGCTTATTCATTAACAAAATGATGACTTTGTTGTTTGAACCGCAGCATGTGACTGATCTTTCTGGGAGGGAAACCCTTGTCCGCATCACAGGTGAAACGATCGAATGTTTTTGTacttatttttacttttaaattgaaGTGTTTGAAACTATGAATCTGGGATATTTCCTTCTCTATTGCCTAGTTTTTGTTCCTACCAATATGTATTTGCATCGATGGTcatgtaaatataaaatgtgtttaaaatgttgaaaatcATTAATCCGAGGTCTCGAACGGCATATTACTTCAACCTTGATTTGCATTGAAGTACGAAAAGTTTCTGCATTTATGAATACGATGCATGGTAATAGTTTGTTCTTAATTGTCTGTTAGACTCACTATACTCATATCAGAGTCCTATAATAGAGGTTGTGAGATAGGATCTTCTTATCCTTTAACGAGGTAATTAGCTTGCACGTGGGAATGTGTATGCAgtgcttttatttttctcttctctcaaAGCGGGAGAGTGATCCTCTAATTTCTCCGAGGGGGGAAAGTGAACGTTGAAATTTATATTGTCATATACGAGGGTGTGGAAGTGATAGTTGATAAAAGTATCAGTCAtgctattttttcttcttccttatgGTTGTGTGGACAAATAAGAAGTGAGATTCTGTGTTGTGATGAACTTAGGTGGGATGAAGGTGAAAGCCGACAGGGATGAGTCCTCTCCATATGCAGCTATGCTTGCAGCACAAGATGTTTCTCAGAGATGCAAGGTTTCATCCTATGTTTCGATTATTTCTTACTCgtttttctccatttctttatAGATTGTAACCGTTGTATCGACTGGTTCTCAATGTTtccattttcttaatttcatttttagctTTCACGAACTTTTTACATTGTTACTGAACACTTTTACTTGTCTGTTGCACTATAAGGAACTTGGCATTACCGCTCTTCATATTAAACTCCGTGCCACCGGAGGAAACAAGACTAAAACACCTGGCCCAGGTGCCCAGTCTGCACTTCGTGCTCTTGCTCGTTCTGGAATGAGGATTGGTCGTATTGGTAAAGCCGTTATCTCTATAATCTACCAACATTCATGAATACTGTACATTCGACTTAACTCTTTTACCGTATGCTGCATTCGGTGTAAACCTAATTCCCATTTACTTTTCGATATATATTCCAGAGGATGTGACTCCAATTCCAACAGACAGCACTCGCAGAAAGggtggaagaagaggaagaaggctGTAAGCTCGCTCCCGAACTCCTTTTATGGCGCTATGTTGGTCGTTTCTCTATGGTTCTGATCCTCTCCTTAATCATGCTACCTTAGTTTTTCAGAACTCCAGCTTGTTTTTGATTATTCCTTTATCAGGGATGTTTTGTCTTCGTATTTGTTTTATGTAGAACTGAGACTTGTGAAAGAGGAATTTTTGGGTTTAGTTTAACAAATCAATACAATTCTCCTTattattgaatgaaaattgtgGTCATTGAAATACTTTATAAAACGTATTGTTAAGTTGATTATTGGTTATAAAGTTGAATTCAAATCATTATGTTGATGTGACTTCATTAATCTTAAACTCTGCCATGTTGCTTATGGAAATTTTATTCTCATgctttccttttattgttcttgtttgtgGATACAGATTATATAATTTCTAGCCTGTTGATATATGGCTAAATGGGTATCTTTTATTATTGGTCTTTTGCATCAATGTATATTGTGTTACCATTCTTGTTTGTAATGAATGAgattgaagtttttttttgtttgtttgttgagGCTTGTTTGATAATTATCTAGATTTTGGAAATTAAACTTCTAAATGTTACTTtcataggtttttttttttatttgatagaccattattttcaaaatatatgcTATGAAAATGATTTGAGTACTTGAGTTGGGTCGAGAAAATTTTTTGGACGGCACATAGTACTTGAGGTGTCGGGGTGGTGGTTGGAGGTCGAGGGCGGTTGACGGCGGCAGCGCTGTGTTGGAATGTTCCTGCGCGCTTGCCCGCCCCGCCCCACCTGCGTGTTCTCACGTGTGTACCCTTGTCGTGCCTGCGTGTTCTCGCGTGCGTAACCCCCTGTGCCGCCTGCGTACCCCTTGCCCTGCCCGTGTGCTCCCACGTGTGACAATCGTGCTTTTGATGGCaacggacttgcgattgtgtgacactcactttccaacgacaagtgagctgagccaattcgttcttgcatcgcctacggccaagcgacgtatgctcgagcctttggcctcggttttaagagaaggttttaggaaacgagggcagagagattttcgaaagagacgttatataagcaagcaagagagaaataacaacagCTCAACTTTGGTCGTTCTTGTATCGCCTAcagccaagcgacgtatgctcgagcctttggcctcggttttaagataaggttttagaaaacgagggcagagagattttcgaaagagacgttatataagcaagcaagagagaaataacaacagCTCAACTTTGGTCGTTCTTGTATCGCCTAcagccaagcgacgtatgctcgagcctttggcctcggttttaagataaggttttagaaaacgagggcagagagattttcgaaagagacgttatataagcaagcaagagagaaataacaacagCTCACTTTGGGTAGGGAGAAACgactcacagtatataaccttgggtagggagaaacgactcacagtatataaccttgggtagggagaagttgacaactagtcgtatcaaACGACTTAACCTTGTGTAGGGAGAAATAACCAAACgactcacagtatataaccaaacggctcacagtatataaccttgggtagggagaagttgacaactagtcgtatcaaacgactcacagtatataaccttgggtagggagaagttgataacg is drawn from Cucurbita pepo subsp. pepo cultivar mu-cu-16 chromosome LG09, ASM280686v2, whole genome shotgun sequence and contains these coding sequences:
- the LOC111802728 gene encoding 40S ribosomal protein S14-2-like; the protein is MSGSRRKTREPKEETVTLGPAVREGEHVFGVAHIFASFNDTFIHVTDLSGRETLVRITGGMKVKADRDESSPYAAMLAAQDVSQRCKELGITALHIKLRATGGNKTKTPGPGAQSALRALARSGMRIGRIEDVTPIPTDSTRRKGGRRGRRL